The Streptococcus marmotae genome contains the following window.
AGGTGACTCAGACGGTCGAGGGGCTTCTCAATGTCGTCAATGCCCTTTTTGTGGTCTTGGCCATCATCGGGATTGTCAATGATCCGACAACGGCAACCTTGTCTGATAGTGTGCGAGCATTGAGCTATGACACCCCTAAAGAAGATTAGTGTATTTGTGATTGTAGGCATCTGCTTTTGGGTGGATGCCTTTGTTCGTGTGGTTGAAGGGAGGTCAAGATGATGGGTGTTTTAAGTGTCGGTCTGAGGCAAATTGACGGTGGGTCTGTGGTCAAGCAGGGGGACACGTCGAGCTTGTTTACGTTTGAGCTGTTGGACGATGAAGAGCGGGTCATGACGGAGTTGTCTGGCTCGCTAGCGCAGGTGCGAATCGGGAAGTACCACAAGCTCTACTATGAGACGCATGTGACGGTGGTAGATGGGACGGTCACCTTTACCATCAGTAAGCCGATTGAGGCAGGTAAGGGCTATCTTGTCGAGATTGTGGTCAATGGCTATGTCTTTCCGTCTGATAAGTCGGTCAAGCTTCATGTTGTGGAAAACTTACTGGAGTATGAAGAGGCTGGTGAGTTGACAGAGAAGTCGCCTGTGTTGACACGGGAACAGACAGAGGAGTTGGTCAAGGCCTATCTGGAGCATCAGGCGGTCTTTACATTTTCTGAGGTCAGCGATGTCTGGACGATTGAGCATCGTCTGAATCGGTATCCGGCCGTTGTGGTGTCTGATAGTGCAGGTACGCAGGTCTTTGGCGATGTGCGCTATCTCTCAACCAATAAGCTTGAGATTCATTTTGCGGTACCCTTTAGTGGGACGGCGGTTTTAGTATAAGGAGGAACTATGCACGTTTTAACTAATTTAGATTTAAGGAAAAATCAGCTTTTAAATGCCATTGTCCAAAATTTGGGGACGGCACCTGGTGACCCGAAGGCGGGTCAGTTGTATTTTGATACGACAGAGAAGAAATTGAAGATTTACACTGGCGATAGCTGGGTGGGTCTAGATAGCAATGAAAACAGTCTTGACACAGACCAAATTTCCACGATTGCGGGAAACAAGGCGACTGATGCGCTGAATACGGCCAAGCAATATGTCAATGATGAGATTGCGAAAGTGGTCGGCGGTGCGGATGGTGAGTACGATACCTTGAAGGAAATCGAGGCGTTTATCAAAACGCATGCCGAGCAGTTGACGTCATTTGCCTCTGCCCCGCATAAATTTGTGACGGAGATTGGCGACGGTGTGGCGGTGGAGCACACGGTAACACACTCACTCAATACGCAGGATGTGCTGGTAGAGGTCTATGAAGCCAATGCGCCGAACGAGAAGGTGCTTGTGGATATCGAGCATACAGATGCCAACACTATCAAAATCACAACGGCTAGAGCCATTCCAGAAAATGCCAAGTTGAAAGTGGTGGTGATTGGATGAAGAATTATAGTCGAACAGGTCGTAGTGAGGATATGGTGACCCGTGAAGTGGCGCAGGAGCGAGCAGTTGAGTATGTAACGTTCTCAAACGGGGTGAGTCCGGGGGATCCAAGTTCGATCAATAGTCGGAAGGTTTTACAGGTTCATGAATTGACAGGGATTGGCTTTTTGCATTTGGATTTTAAGGTGACAGATAGCGCTCGAAAAGGTTTGTACAATCGTTATGAGATTGGGCGCTTTGACAAATGGTATCCCGCTAATACGCTTGAAGTGATGTTGTTTGACGGCTCAACCATTTGGACTGAAGATCAGAATATCTACGCTCGGTGCGAGGCTAATAAGCGTTATATCGTGGATTTGAATGGTTTTTATAGAAAGTAGAGGTAGGATATGGCAAGAGTAGAAGAAGTTGTACAGTATGCGATTGATTTAGCGAACTCTGGGATGGGTGTGGATAAGGACGGGATGTGGGGCACGCAGTGCGCTGATTTGCCGTGCTTTATCGTGAAGAATTGGTTTGGGATTGACTTGTGGGGCAATGCGATTGACCTACTAGATAGTGCGGCGCAAAATGGCTTGTCGGTCATCTATGATGCACCTGGTGTCAATCCGCAGGCTGGTGATTTGTTTGTGATGGCTGTGTCTGGTCATCCGTATGGTCATACAGGTATCGTTATCGAGGATAGTGATGGTGTGACGATGAAGACGGTTGAGCAGAACATTGATGGGAATTGGGATGCTCTCACGGTTGGGGGTCCCGCTCGGTTTAATGAACGTGGATTTGATGGGGTGATTGGCTGGATTCGTCCGCCGTACACGGATACGGAGATGGCTAGTCCAGTTGATACATCAGCTGGAACTAGCGAGGAGATTGACTTGATTCCAGAAGAGGGGACGTTTACCCTTGTGGATACAGCAATCAATGTCCGTCGTGCGCCAAATCTAACTGGTGAGATTGTCCATGTCTATCAGCCTGGGGAGTCTGTCCACTATGACAGCAAGGGCTCGGCCAATGGCTACCGCTGGATTTCTTATATCGGTCAGTCAGGTAAGCGCAACTATATGGCCATCGGTCAGACCGATGAAAACGGCAAACGTATCTCGCTCTGGGGTACTCTGTCCTAACACTAACCCCGCTCAGGAAACTGGGCGGGGGTTTTTGTTGTGTAAAATAAAAAGTTGTAAAATCTATTGACAAATGGCTTGTATTGGAATATAATAAAATATTCCACAGGTTTCAAACGGTTAACTAAATAACTTAGTGAAGAATGTTTGACAACATGCTAAGATGATATGCGTGATTCTCGTTACACTAGCGATGGGATACTGTCGCTAGATAAGTAATCAATCTGTTAGTGATAATAGATTGTTGCGAAGTGAAAGAATAGCAAGA
Protein-coding sequences here:
- a CDS encoding phage holin produces the protein MINWKVRFKNKAFWLAFIPAIALVVQTVGKLFGIEIEVTQTVEGLLNVVNALFVVLAIIGIVNDPTTATLSDSVRALSYDTPKED